Below is a window of Streptomyces sp. NBC_00223 DNA.
GCTCGGCGTGGCGCTGGGCCCGACCGTCTCAGGGCTGATCGTGGCCTGGACGGGTTGGCGGTCAATCTTCGTCGTCTTCGGGATCTTCGCGGCGGTGGCTCTTCTGCTCAGCTGGATCATCCCGGACGTCCGGCACGAGCGTGACCCCGGTCGCAGACTGATCGACTTCTCGCTGTTGCGCAACCGGCGTTTCCTGGCGATGAGCCTGGTGCCGGTGGCGGCGGCGTTCGGGTTCGTGACGCTGCTGACCTATCTGCCGGTGGCGCTCAGCGCCGTACGCGACATGAGCGCCGGGGCCGCCGGCCTGTTCATGCTGCCGATGACGGTGCCCGTCCTGCTGGGGCCGATCACCAGCAGTCGGTTGATGGCGCGCTTCCCCCGGCTCACCGCGATGGCGGTGGTCTACGTCTCGCTGGTCCTCCTGGTGGTCGGCGACCTCGGGATGTTCCTGCTCAACTCCCACACACCACTCGGCCTGATCATCGTGCCGATGATCCTGCTCGGCTTCTCCTTCGGGCTGCCGCTCGGGCTGGTGGACGGCGAGGCCATCGGTTCAGTGCCTGCGCGCAGCAGCGGAACCGCCGCCGGGGTGCTGAACTTCATGCGACTGGGCAGTGAAGCCGTGGTCATCGGCGCCTACTCCGGCGTGCTGGCCTGGCTGATCAGGGGATCCGTAGCCACCCCCGGCATCGCGGACAGGGTCGCCGCCGGAGCCACCGGGCACGCCGGCGCCTACGCCGACGCCTTCCACGTAGTGCTGTGGGCGATGATCGCGCTCAGCGCGGCCACCGGTGTCGCCATCGCCCTGCTGCACCGGGCCGAGCGACGCGCCGCCGCCGCCCTGACGCCGGGCAGGAGACGGTGCTGAGGTCCCGCGGCTGACCGTGCCCCCACTCCGGAGCCCGTGGTCCGGACGGCCGCGACCTGCGAACCTGGGCTCCGTGGCATGCCGCGGCCCGGTGTGATGCGATGGTGCCATGGAGTTGCGCGAGCTGAGGGCGTTCGTAGCGGTGGTCGAGGAGGGCGGGATGTCGCCGGCGGCCCGCCGGCTGCACGTCAGCCAGCCTGGGCTGTCCAAGGCGATGAACGGACTGGAGCGCGAGTTCGGGGTCAAGCTCCTGGTGCGCAGCAGCCGGGGGGTACAGGCAACGGAGGCGGGGCAGACGTTTCTGGGTGAGGCACGGGCGGTGCTGGCCCGGTACGACCAGGCCGTACGGGTGATGGCGGAGTTCATGAACGTCGGCAGCGGTGTGCTGCGGGTGGGGATCCCGCTGGAGCTGCCGTCCGATCTGCTGGTTTCCGCGCTGGCCCGGTTCGCCGAGCAATGCCCGGACACCAGGGTGCAGGCGCGTCACCTGTCCACCGCCGGCCAGCTCGCCGCTCTGCGGGCCGGCGAGCTTGACCTCGGCCTGCTGCGGGAGCGGCCCACCGGCCAGGAGCTCGACACCATGCTCGTGGTCAAGGAGCACCTGGGGGTGATACTGCCCGCCGACTGCGCCGTCGAGCTGAGCGGCCCGGACGGCATCCCGCTGGAGGCGCTTGACCGGCTGGAGTGGGTGGGGTTTCCCCGCTCGGGCAGTCCCGCCTGGTACGACGAGCTCACCTCGATCCTCCGCAGCCACGGCCTCGCTATCGGCGCACAGCCGCCGGACGGACACGATCTGACCTTGGAGGTCAAACTGGCCGCTGTGGGCACCCGCCGGGCCTTCGCCCTGGCGCCGAACGAGTGGGCGCGAACACTGCCGCCCGCGATCGCCTGG
It encodes the following:
- a CDS encoding MFS transporter, which codes for MAAELSETSLGNGPATSRHAPSKLALPAILLAVFVVPMGITGTAVALPRIADDLGSSPALLQWAINGFNTAFAIFTLIWGVLSDRVGYKPTFVIGAALLVAASVVSTVAAGLVMLDIARLLAGVAGAAIFTGSAAILSNAYGPQARARNFALFGGVLGLGVALGPTVSGLIVAWTGWRSIFVVFGIFAAVALLLSWIIPDVRHERDPGRRLIDFSLLRNRRFLAMSLVPVAAAFGFVTLLTYLPVALSAVRDMSAGAAGLFMLPMTVPVLLGPITSSRLMARFPRLTAMAVVYVSLVLLVVGDLGMFLLNSHTPLGLIIVPMILLGFSFGLPLGLVDGEAIGSVPARSSGTAAGVLNFMRLGSEAVVIGAYSGVLAWLIRGSVATPGIADRVAAGATGHAGAYADAFHVVLWAMIALSAATGVAIALLHRAERRAAAALTPGRRRC
- a CDS encoding LysR substrate-binding domain-containing protein — encoded protein: MELRELRAFVAVVEEGGMSPAARRLHVSQPGLSKAMNGLEREFGVKLLVRSSRGVQATEAGQTFLGEARAVLARYDQAVRVMAEFMNVGSGVLRVGIPLELPSDLLVSALARFAEQCPDTRVQARHLSTAGQLAALRAGELDLGLLRERPTGQELDTMLVVKEHLGVILPADCAVELSGPDGIPLEALDRLEWVGFPRSGSPAWYDELTSILRSHGLAIGAQPPDGHDLTLEVKLAAVGTRRAFALAPNEWARTLPPAIAWSPLAGHPITRRTWAVWPAGSRRRDLGMFIVALDRPVLD